A section of the Corvus moneduloides isolate bCorMon1 chromosome 29, bCorMon1.pri, whole genome shotgun sequence genome encodes:
- the LOC116436159 gene encoding mucosal pentraxin-like, with translation MARWRLCLLILAVLFSPAAPRETLRAQIWAQPPVPTLYHQLMLICEVTGEIGPQEYLWEKQGSPGPLQKHPNSILLFRPFNKTHLGTYTCTASGPQGTAVATYSLWINDMVGSVFVFPQESQSAYVQVKAKLEQPLNNFTVCLRSFTDLTRPCSLFSYATKNQSKEIRLFKPGPGRYELYVGGKFLLFRVPKSLGESEHVCASWESSTGIVRFWFNGKPWPRKGLQRGYIVGVPASILLGQDQDSFGGRFNDQQSFMGEISSVYMWDMGISTSEVKAAMYNRPNETPIFGWRNFPYKIVGEVYLKP, from the exons ATGGCGCGGTGGCGGCTCTGCCTCCTCATCCTCGCTGTGCTCTTCAGCCCCGCAGCCCCACGAG AAACACTGAGGGCCCAGATCTGGGCGCAGCCGCCGGTGCCCACCCTGTACCACCAGCTGATGCTGATCTGTGAGGTCACCGGGGAGATCGG CCCCCAGGAGTACCTGTGGGAGAAGCAAGGGAGTCCAGGCCCCCTGCAGAAACACCCCAACAGCATCCTGCTCTTCCGCCCCTTCAACAAGACCCACCTGGGCACCTACACCTGCACGGCCAGCGGCCCCCAGGGCACGGCTGTGGCCACCTACAGCCTGTGGATAAACG ACATGGTGGGCTCGGTGTTCGTGTTCCCCCAAGAGTCCCAAAGCGCCTATGTGCAGGTGAAGGCgaagctggagcagcccctgaaCAACTTCACCGTGTGCCTGAGGTCCTTCACCGACCTCACACGGCCCTGCAGCCTCTTCTCCTACGCCACCAAAAACCAGAGCAAAGAGATCCGGCTCTTCAAGCCTGGACCCGGCCGGTATGAGCTCTATGTAGGGGGCAAGTTCTTGCTCTTCAGGGTGCCCAAAAGCCTTGGGGAGAGCGAGCACGTCTGCGCCAGCTGGGAATCCTCCACCGGCATCGTGCGGTTCTGGTTCAACGGGAAGCCCTGGCCGaggaaggggctgcagaggggctaCATCGTGGGAGTGCCAGCGTCCAtcctgctggggcaggaccAGGACAGCTTTGGGGGCAGATTCAATGACCAGCAGTCCTTCATGGGGGAGATTTCGTCCGTGTACATGTGGGACATGGGGATCTCCACCTCGGAGGTGAAAGCAGCCATGTATAACCGCCCCAATGAAACCCCCATCTTTGGCTGGAGGAACTTCCCCTACAAGATTGTGGGCGAGGTGTACCTGAAGCCCTGA
- the LOC116436160 gene encoding serum amyloid P-component-like: MGHLQLWLAVLAGFTGIAAQEDLYRKVFVFRKDPSDAYVVLRARLEQPLHNFTVCLRSYTDLSRPHSLFSYATKVQDNEILLFKPKPEEYRFYVGGKFVTFRVPEGRGDWEHVCASWESATGIAEFWLNGKPWPRKGLQRGYTVGATAAILLGQEQDSFGGGFDFYNSFSGELTDVYLWDVTLSPDKMRAAFLSLRLPPALLAWNSLSYEVKGDVVVKPRLREALRA, from the exons ATGGgtcacctgcagctctggctggccGTCCTGGCCGGGTTCACGGGGATCGCGGCCCAGGAAG ACCTGTACCGAAAGGTGTTCGTGTTCCGAAAGGATCCCAGCGATGCCTACGTGGTGCTGCGGGCgcggctggagcagcccctgcacaACTTCACCGTGTGCCTGCGCTCCTACACCGACCTCAGCCGGCCCCACAGCCTCTTCTCCTACGCCACCAAAGTCCAGGACAACGAGATCCTGCTCTTCAAGCCTAAACCCGAGGAGTACCGCTTCTACGTAGGGGGCAAGTTCGTCACCTTCCGCGTCCCCGAGGGCCGCGGGGACTGGGAGCACGTCTGCGCCAGCTGGGAATCCGCCACCGGCATCGCCGAGTTCTGGCTCAACGGGAAGCCCTGGCCGaggaaggggctgcagaggggctaCACCGTGGGGGCCACGGCCGCCatcctgctggggcaggagcaggacagctTCGGTGGAGGCTTCGACTTCTACAACTCCTTCTCGGGGGAGCTGACCGATGTCTACCTGTGGGACGTGACGCTGTCCCCGGACAAGATGCGCGCAGCCTTCCTGTCCCTGCGCCTGCCGCCCGCCCTGCTGGCCTGGAACAGCCTCAGCTACGAGGTGAAGGGAGACGTGGTGGTGAAACCGCGGCTCCGGGAGGCGCTGAGGGCCTGA
- the DUSP23 gene encoding dual specificity protein phosphatase 23 isoform X1 yields the protein MVSPEQPCPLSPQAMGASEPPNFSWVAEGRLAGLAMPREPGHYRYLRERGVRHLVSLSERAPPHHGCCPQIQLHRLRVPDFTPPSPEQIQSFLQIVEEANGRGEAVAVHCMLGYGRTGTLLACYLCKERHLAGGDAIREIRRLRPGSIETPEQEQAVIRFCQCLRTGEDGKEA from the exons ATGGTGTCCCCCGAGCAGccgtgtcccctgtccccacaggcGATGGGGGCATCCGAGCCCCCCAACTTCTCGTGGGTGGCCGAGGGCCGGCTGGCGGGGCTGGCGATGCCGCGGGAGCCGGGCCACTACCGGTACCTGCGGGAGCGCGGGGTCCGGCACCTCGTGTCCCTGAGCGAGCGGGCCCCGCCCCACCACGGCTGCTGTCCCCAAATCCAGCTCCACCGGCTCCGCGTGCCCGACTTCACCCCCCCGAGCCCCGAGCAGATCCAGAGCTTCCTGCAGATCGTGGAGGAGGCCAATGGCCGCGGGGAG GCCGTGGCAGTCCACTGCATGCTGGGCTACGGCCGGACGGGCACGCTGCTGGCCTGTTACCTGTGCAAGGAGCGGCACCTGGCTGGTGGCGACGCCATCCGTGAGATCCGGCGGCTCCGGCCCGGCTCCATCGAGACTCCGGAGCAGGAGCAGGCCGTGATCCGCTTCTGCCAGTGCCTGCG CACTGGGGAGGATGGCAAGGAGGCCTGA
- the DUSP23 gene encoding dual specificity protein phosphatase 23 isoform X2, whose translation MVSPEQPCPLSPQAMGASEPPNFSWVAEGRLAGLAMPREPGHYRYLRERGVRHLVSLSERAPPHHGCCPQIQLHRLRVPDFTPPSPEQIQSFLQIVEEANGRGEAVAVHCMLGYGRTGTLLACYLCKERHLAGGDAIREIRRLRPGSIETPEQEQAVIRFCQCLR comes from the exons ATGGTGTCCCCCGAGCAGccgtgtcccctgtccccacaggcGATGGGGGCATCCGAGCCCCCCAACTTCTCGTGGGTGGCCGAGGGCCGGCTGGCGGGGCTGGCGATGCCGCGGGAGCCGGGCCACTACCGGTACCTGCGGGAGCGCGGGGTCCGGCACCTCGTGTCCCTGAGCGAGCGGGCCCCGCCCCACCACGGCTGCTGTCCCCAAATCCAGCTCCACCGGCTCCGCGTGCCCGACTTCACCCCCCCGAGCCCCGAGCAGATCCAGAGCTTCCTGCAGATCGTGGAGGAGGCCAATGGCCGCGGGGAG GCCGTGGCAGTCCACTGCATGCTGGGCTACGGCCGGACGGGCACGCTGCTGGCCTGTTACCTGTGCAAGGAGCGGCACCTGGCTGGTGGCGACGCCATCCGTGAGATCCGGCGGCTCCGGCCCGGCTCCATCGAGACTCCGGAGCAGGAGCAGGCCGTGATCCGCTTCTGCCAGTGCCTGCGGTAG
- the ACKR1 gene encoding atypical chemokine receptor 1 — protein MGNCIPVTPGILETRDSLDLAEIMDFSSFYDDSDSNDTFVDYDAAPCHNHFCPLFQRVAPPFLAATCAAAALGTGALLVALAKRPQAWRWPQSRALVAQLALGTALFAALLPALAAGIGWGWHLGTGPCRLTYLLWHWSLFAQALLVASGSCGTAWARWDPRSRRLAVALWAVALLLATPAALVSGVAAGTSCVRRSVDILAPVYLLHLTLCLCLLLLLPAGLLLAALAVPRLRANWTAGAGLSWLFLGLWVPYGAGLAGEFLLQARLLEPTCGSFERFDFALGLSEGLGVLHCGLGPLALLLAWRCRRGAGGAGGC, from the exons ATGGGCAACTGTATCCCCGTG ACCCCCGGCATCCTGGAGACCCGGGACTCGCTGGACCTGGCGGAAATCATGGACTTCTCCTCCTTCTACGACGACAGTGACAGCAACGACACCTTCGTGGACTACGACGCCGCGCCCTGCCACAACCACTTCTGTCCCCTCTTCCAGCGCGTCGCCCCCCCTTTCCTGGCCGCCACCTGCGCCGCGGCCGCGCTGGGCACCGGTGCCCTGCTGGTGGCCCTGGCCAAGCGTCCCCAGGCGTGGCGGTGGCCGCAGAGCCGCGCGCTGGTGGCGCAGCTGGCGCTGGGCACGGCGCTGTTCGCGGCGCTGCTGCCGGCGCTGGCCGCGGGCATCGGGTGGGGCTGGCACTTGGGGACGGGCCCGTGTCGCCTCACGTACCTCCTGTGGCACTGGAGCCTCTTCGCCCAGGCGCTGCTGGTGGCCAGCGGCTCCTGCGGCACCGCCTGGGCTCGCTGGGACCCCCGCAGCCGCCGCCTGGCCGTGGCCCTGTGGGCAGTGGCGCTGCTCTTGGCCACGCCGGCAGCTCTGGTCAGCGGCGTGGCGGCGGGCACCAGCTGTGTCCGGCGCAGCGTGGACATCCTGGCCCCGGTGTACCTGCTGCACCTGAccctgtgcctctgcctgctgctgctgctgcccgcgGGGCTACTGCTGGCCGCGCTGGCCGTGCCGCGCCTCAGGGCGAACTGGACGGCCGGAGCCGGGCTCAGCTGGCTCTtcctggggctctgggtgcCCTACGGAGCGGGGCTGGCCGGCGAGTTCCTGCTGCAGGCCCGGCTGCTGGAGCCCACCTGCGGCTCCTTCGAGCGCTTCGACTTCGCGCTGGGGCTGagcgaggggctgggggtgctgcacTGCGGCCTCGGGCCCCTGGCGCTGCTGCTCGCCTGGCGCTGccgccgcggggccggcggggccgggggctgctga